The DNA region attttatttttctaggttttaattttaaatttttaatatatgaatATTTTATTGTCTTTACagcaaaatatgaaaatattaaataaagtgTGTTCAGATTATCTAAATTAACTCGACAAAACtaatttgtttgattaaatgTGTTATATAGGTTTATTTGGGTTTTGTAATTTTAACTAAGAGACCACCTCACATATAATTTATTAGTTGACACTTGAAGGCATGGAATGGACACTTTAGACCTTTACATATTTAAATAGACATTTTAAGctttaaaatttacaattttaaaaccAAAGGTTAGTCATTTTAAATCTAGAAGTAGGCAATTAGAGCTCTTGGCAAAAGAAGATTAAGATTTGGAGTAGAGACTCTAATCCTTGAAGACTTAGAGTTGAGAATTTAAGTCACGGAATGACCATGTAATGGTTGGATAGttagttaaataaaattaagCCTTGGAGAAGGAGGCTAAGGCTTAGAGAGTAGGGACTTAAGCCTTAGAATGagcattttaagtcttgaaatagtTATTTTAAGGCTTAGAGTTGTTAGACAAAAAAATTACGGCCTGGGTTGGAGGTTGCACAGGTGTGGCGGTATCATTGGAGAACTTGTGACATTTCTAAGTTAAGACCAACTCACTTACAATTTgaccaattataatcttaaattgatcaGTTATAATCTTAGACTGATTACTTTCAATCTCAAGGTGactaattataatcttaaagtggtcGCTTATAACCTTATAGTGATTACCCTTATAGTGATTACTTATACTTTTATAGTGGtcaatttaataaattgatcaattatatTCTGAAAGTGATcagttataaccttaaaatgattacttataatattagatCGACCCTTATAACCTTAAACACTTTTAGAACACCAAGATCCTACTACTTTTAAAACACTTTTAGAACACCAAGATCCTACTActtttaaaaaagttttaaaaggaaGCAACTCCGAGAAATGGCTTGGAGCCATAAACTCTGAAATGAATTCAATGTTTGAAAACCAGTATGGGACTTGGTGGAATTGCTTGATGAGGTAAATCCTATTGATTACAGATGGATTTTCATACTGAATATTGATTAAGACTATAAAGTCACAGTTTATAAAGTTAGACGGGTAGCATAAGGTTTTAAGCGGAGTCATAGTATTGACTATGATATGAGTGTGAGCATTTTTTTATGGGAGTTAATCATCTAAGAACTTTACTGTTAAACGTGTTTAGTGGGGAACAATTTTAGGATGGGTAATTTTCTGAGAAATTTTCTCATGTACGTACAAGTGAGGTCAAAGTACGCTGAAAACACTTGTGTTGGTCTGCgaggccagtctacagtctccatgaatAGTCTCCAGCAGTCCGAGGGGCCGAAGTGTTACAGCCTTACAGGATACTCCTCATAATTGTCCGTATTTCATGACTATGAAATATGGCAAATGGATATCAAAATTGATCTCTTGAATGACATGCAATGTTTATATGAAACAACATGAGGGTCTTGATAATCCAAATCATTTAATGAGAGTGTGTAAGCTAAAAAGGCTATTTACGGTCTAAGATAAAGCTTTAGGAGTTGGAACCTCAGATTTGATGAGGCGATTAAATAGTTTGGTTTTCtcataaaagaagaaaaatcttGTGTTTACAAGAAGTTAAGTGGGAGTAACATCACCTTCTCTATTTTATATGTAGTTCACATACTACTCATAGGTAATTCCCATGTTTGATAGATGATtggcttaaattttttttttctctatgaAAGACACAAGAAAGATCAAGTACATCCTTGAGCTCAAGATCTATAGAGATAGATCCAAAAAAGTTCGAGCAACGCACCATACAATATTCTAAAGCAGAATTAGAGTAAATATTATTGCATGTGATACtgcaaaaaatattattacattagATATTTGAGCATTTACTCGGgaaattttgtttttcaaacTATTTCTTAAGATGATGTGATACTCTGCGAGTTCATATTGATGATAAATTGCAAATTCTTTGACTAAACCACTGTCATAACCTAAGCATGAGCATCATACTAACCTATGATGATTAGACATAAAGGCAAgtgactttaaaaatattttcattgtTATTTAATTGTAAAGTCACACTCATGTAgatttatcaataatatattattaaatatttaatcttGATTTAATATTAAACGTTGTTAAAGATATGGTTTCGAGTGAGATAACAAAAACGTTTCAGGAATACTgatttgtatcgtttgttttaacaaacgatacaaataacacattatttgtatcttttgtttaattaaaagatacaaataagatttatttgtatctttgattaaaataaaagatacaaataatcaAAGATACAAATAGGGGTTACTAATAAGGATTATTCtatttgatagaaatgatgtgtAGGGCACTAACAAGTTAAGATTGAAATATAAAGCATGTTCATGCATTATGGTTAAAAAATTATGTCTGATGATCAATCTAACAAtacatattaaatatttataggaTTTATATATATGGAGATATAAATTATACATTTGACACACGGATGTTGTTTGCAAGAAAATAACGTATAATTTTGAggtaataaaatttaaacaaatagAATCAAGGGTATAACTCTAAAAGGATTATGTAAATAGATAATGAATCAAATATTATTGACAAgagaaatatatttaaataaataattgtatTAATCTTATAATTTGATGTTAAGGTTTTACTATTGAAAAGGGTTCTTAGTATGATTGTCTTTTAGTTTCCTATATATGTGGGTGAAGGAAAGATTAAAAGGTTGAgggtttaaaaaataaaaataattgttacTTCCTTCGTCTTAGTGTTTGATAGTACAAATTAAATCAGATATCAAAGGTTGTGATTTCtatatatcattttatttgattcggtATATGATTATACTTGTTTTTATGGGATTTCGAGGTTATGCAATAATtagacaaaataattttatttttctaattatatttattgattaattaaataaaaacctTTCTAATACCTCATCAATATCATGATTTCCAATTTCGTTTTTTCAATGCAATCAACCATTTCCTTTAAATAGCAATTATATACGATCAAATAAATCACCTATACATTCAATAAACTCCTTACTTTCTTTTCATTAtccaaatgaaaaagaaaaaaaatcaaaaaacaaaatatgattagaaaattttattgataaaattcATAAACCAAATTTATATAGTAACACTAATAACAACTCAAccataatttatactaaaaagtgtttaaaacagactcgataatttgatatttgtccgaaattataattaaatttgatttgactCGACTTTAGTAATgtataaaatcaaaatgaatacaaaatttaatttcaaatcgaTTAAAAATATCTAACCCGAAATTGATTCAATAACTCAAAATTAATCTGATAACCCAAATAAAAAAGTATTGGTTTCTGGTAGTATAGAGTTGGATGAAACACGGTTTCTCGTATCtttttataacttataagttaTAAGAAAGGGAATATAATGCATGAAGTGGGACCCTTATCTAtaattaagaagaaaaagtcaATCGTAATCTACTCAACAATGGCTAATAACTAATTTTCTCCTTGTTATCATAAAATTAGAGATTTAATCAATGGTATCGTACGTGACAAAAACGTTATTATTGTCAATGTAGTGGACTAACTTAGAAGTAATTAATTCACATTTTGACATGCATATTcttttcacattttttatttttccaaaaTCTTCATTTTAAAGGAATATTAGTTTGTGAACTAATCATCACCACTATCATTAACCGCTCTTTTCTAAGTATATCTCACCTCTTTATTTGTTGTACTCCCCCTGTGTCACTTTTTTCATtacaattacaattagtataaaactttaaaaaattgatattttatcaaaaattaaaatgtccTGGCATTTTACCACTGCTTTttgaaaattacataaattgcGAGTAACATACATTTGATTTAGAATACTAAATATTTAACCCTtagaatttattaaaatataaaattttatcgtAACCCATAATTAAATACATCAAATCACGATCCCACTTAGcattatttcatttatttggTACTAATACTTTTAACCTAAATTTTCTCTTGGCCCCATTCTGCCTTTGTTCCTAACTTACTAATATTTGgtgaaaatataaagaaaaattattaaatagatattttatagAAAATTGGGATAATTATGTAGATGACAAGAAAAGAAAAGTTAAATAATAtaagaatgaaaattaaaaaaaaagtatatatgtgatcattaaaaataaaaatatagcaaatttgatGAAACGAATTAAAAAGATGGGACAAATTTTAGGGTAGAGAAAGTATACCATATTAATAGTAGTTCTAGAATCCTAGTCATTAGACATAGAGTGCGATGAGTCATTgtcttttatttatataatatcatGATCAAGATATATCATTGGAGTTATTTTCTATGCAACTATGAAAATGACATTCTAACATTAGGCTCATTATTTTTAAGCATAAAGAGTAAATTAGAAGCTTAGAACAAATAGGtagttcaaaaataatttaaaaaacaaagagtgaataataatatgaataattagtattaataaattataaacatataataatagACAAATTGATTTAAAGAAAAGAATATAATAAtagataattattaaaattgattttctaGATTGTAGATTAGTATACTATGGAGTGAATAAAGCACACTACTTGGTTCATTTGAGATTCTTTCTTCTGAACATTTTTTGTGACTTGTGAGTGCAATTTAAGATTAAAACGGATTAATTTTAAGGGGTCGAAAGAGTAgtatttattaatgataattttaCACATTAATTTGTATTTGATTTATACTTGATCCGTTTAATTATACttacaataaatattaaatttttctaCACAATTTATCACGATCAAtagcaaatataaaaaaaaataatgattaataaattattGTTCAATCAAAATCATGGTGTGTAAATTAGCATCTACCAGTTGGATGGTGTATAAGCAAGAGAAGTTTGAGTAATTTACAAGTTTGTaataaaaacacaatttttcttCTACCAATACCAAATTACCAACAGTTATGGGGCCCGGCCCCCGGTCCAACGGCAGCCACTATATTATTATCAACTTTTCGTGTTGCAGTTGCTCTGCTATCTAATTGGAATTCATTGCATTGGAAGTTTActtcttttttatataaattattttggttaataatatgtagaaatttttataaaattcaacaaatcTTTCACCACTTCCTAATAATACATGATAATTATCAATTAAGCATTAGCAAATTAATTCTAAGTGTAAtcataatacaaaataatatttaataaagtgCTGATGATGTTATCATGCATAGTGATATAGTTGAATAGTAGTATGATTGGATATTACCTCTTGAATTGGATGTTAGAATTATATCTTGGAAAGATATACGCAAATTAGTAAACTTGTATGTTTTTTATGACCATTAAAAATAGTAGAAGTTGAAAAATCTACGATCGTACATGATGTTGCTAAATGTGTGTTTTGTTTGTGTAATACATATTAAGAGTATTTTAAATGACTCTTTTTGTTGTGAATTTATAAGCTAAAATTAGATTGTATGACTTActttcaatatatatactacCTTAACTTTATTAGCCTTCTTTTTTGTGTACTCTCAATTTGTATTGCATACATTAGGGAATGTGAAGAGAgtggttaaaaaaaattacttaacaTTGATTAGCCTTACATTAATTTATGAGTTATATTCtcttaaaaagctaaaaaagatattattaatattaatattaatataaatttgtagAGTCTATGTCTATGTCATTGTTATTTATTCTATTACAATTAAAATCACTTTGAATAAAactattcattgataatttggATTGCATTAGGAAAGATAAAGGGATGAATTCCAAAACAACAACCTAACATTATAAGTGTGACACTTGGCATAAAGTAATTTCAAAATGCATTGTACAATGACACTTGGTATAAAGTGTTTATGAAAAAGTAGATTGTGTGATTGACATAAATATTTACAGAtataaataatgatattattttaagaGATGAGGGAATTCATTGgcttactaacctctttaatgtTATCTTGAGGTTTAGTAAGATGCCAGATTAATGGAGGGTTAGCACACTTATCCCACTATTTAAAAACAAGGAGGATGCGCAAGTATGCGGGAACTATAGAGGGAtaaaacttctaagccacactatgaaattgtgggaaagagtaattgagaaaagaattagacgagttagagagaaccaattcggatTCATGCCGGGAAGATCAACCACCGAGGCAATTCATCTTCTGAGGAGATTGATGGAAAagtatagggagcgaaagaaggatTTGCATCTGGTGTTCATagacttggagaaagcgtacgATAGCATACCACAAAGCCTcgtttgggatagcctcaagaatATAGGTATTTCACGAAGGTACATTGAGGTAATTACAGGACATGTATGATAGAGTATCGACTAATATATATACACCGGTGGGTATGATAGAGTCTTTCCCAATTAGAgtgggactacatcagggatcaaCACTAAGTCCTTTTATTTTTACCGCCATTATGGAGGAAATCTCTAAGTCCATCTGGGAGATCGTACCATGGTGCATGCTTTTCACCAACGATATAGTTTTGGTCGCAAAAACCAAAGAGAAggctaatagtaaattggaagagtggaggGAAGCCTTGGAGGGTAAGGGTTGCGCATAAGCCGTACGAAGACAGAATACTTGCGATACAATTTCAGTGGGACAGGATCGATAGGGGAACCAAAGGTGACCATAGGGGGAGAAGTTGTTGCATGTACGTCCAAGTTCAAATACTTGGGATCGGTGATTCAGAGTAATGAAGAGATTGATGGAGACGTTACTAATCGTATCCAAGCGGGTTGAattaagtggcgagcagcaacCGGGGTtctttgtgataaaaagtttcCAAGGAGATCAAAAGGTAAATATTACCGCGTTGCAATCAGGCCAGCATTGTTGTATGGGACAGAATGTTGGCCCGTAAGAAGTTTTTCGAACAAAGGATAGATgtaacagaaatgcgtatgctgaggtggatgtgtggtaatACTATGGTAGATAAGACAAAAAACCAAGAGTTCagggagaagttaggggttgcacctTTCTCCGCAAAGATGCGGAAGAAcgggttgagatggtttgggcatgtgcagagaaagatccatgacgccccagtaagaaggatcgaatgcatcatattagagggcaagagaagtcgaggaacaTCTAGCAGAACGCGGGaggaacaaattaaaagtgacctGCATGAACTTCACTTCTCCAAGGACCTGACCAAGGATAGGGGCAGTTGGTGGCACCTTATCGATGTCTTAGATTACGAAACCCGTCCCTTTTACCCattgtttgttattttttcattgcctttaattatttctttttacctacttctttacttttatctttatttttagttatttgtacgtattctatttattctatttgtaagttgcaggttttCTCTCCCTTTGAAGACCTTTCACGAGTCGAGGGActttttgaccgcactctcctatGTGGATATGAGctgccgtctttcttccctctccaaaccctgatcatagttttctaatgagcgggatacattggatatgatgatgatgatgatgatgataaataatgatattattttataaaattaattaattacaatttcaatttaattattaaatatctatatttgttatgatatttatcattattaaagtgaataaataatttattatacaataatattaaaacatataatcatagtaattattgataattaagACAAATAAACATCAAAGGTCTTCAATCATGATAGATAAGAGGGaggatttagttgaaaaaatagccAAATTTGTTTGCTTATTTATTATgtgataataatttattatctaagttaaaataaGATTTACATGTTTTTgatttatataagaaaatatagtatttcaatagatcatcacatatagttttagttaatcaataaatattacatgttttagtGCGTTAATTATTCCTTAAATATCAAGTCGAATATCAAAAGTTCCCTGTCAATGATAGAAAAAAGGcggaaaaatttttaatgacagTGTGACACGTGTCTTAAGTtgttttttcattaatatattttatttattgattaatattttaaacttcatcaatggtgaaaaacaatgatgttgaagaagacaacaaaaTTGGGACTAAAGCAGGAAcgtaagttggtgttttaacctaattaaagtttgtagtttaatattttaatattttaaatttgattgttttttgcttttacttgttcttgattttagggtttaaaaaTTGGGAAAGATAAGTGATGGTGTTGTCTTGGCTTCTGTATTCACAAAGAAGATCAAAAAGATTCCTTCTAAGGATCAAAATGACAATCCTCAACAATCAAAGATGGCTAATTAAGTACCCAAACAAAGGGCTTATAGTAGCTagaattataatattatgtatttggATTCATAATATTGTGTATTTGGGTTTAAAATAGTGGTATTTGTCGTATTGTTATGTATACATATTTGGGATTATGTTGGAAATATAATAGTGTGTATCtggatttataatattatatatatgggtttataatagattatatttgtgtttataattgtgcgtagtttataatattttgaattttaaagtaatgttataatcccaactaaataatgttatagcccaactaaacaatgttataatcaCAATTAAACTA from Amaranthus tricolor cultivar Red isolate AtriRed21 chromosome 3, ASM2621246v1, whole genome shotgun sequence includes:
- the LOC130808259 gene encoding uncharacterized protein LOC130808259, with translation MPGRSTTEAIHLLRRLMEKYRERKKDLHLVFIDLEKAYDSIPQSLVWDSLKNIGISRRYIEGSTLSPFIFTAIMEEISKSIWEIVPWCMLFTNDIVLVAKTKEKANSKLEEWREALEGSIGEPKVTIGGEVVACTSKFKYLGSVIQSNEEIDGDASIVVWDRMLARKKFFEQRIDVTEMRMLRWMCGNTMVDKTKNQEFREKLGVAPFSAKMRKNGLRWFSLPLKTFHESRDFLTALSYISDGVVLASVFTKKIKKIPSKDQNDNPQQSKMAN